A DNA window from Stenotrophomonas sp. 57 contains the following coding sequences:
- a CDS encoding sensor histidine kinase has translation MISGPPSLRRRLLAFLALPMLGLLIFNTILAYYVALDYSNRIHDRNLVDDTHSFAQMLSTMPVTSDLSPQARFLIEYDPDGHRYFNVDSSRKGTLSGNADFSPYAPSQDCTGVHPALYDGTLNGQQVRMATVCTQAMNDPQDQLAVTVAESMADRRQRAREILMIIIPLMTMLALGTAALVWFGVTYGLRILTPLRTRLAQRRGELAPISDADVPEEIQPLISTIDDLFARQAEMITLQNRFIADAAHQLRSPLAGMALHVDQALAHGDPDTVREALQHIRRLNQRTARVSTQLLALSRAQTVPETVEALDLGVLVPQWVGMRVPEAIRDGIDLGYRGSPDPLRVLGNGAMLQEALDNLIDNALRYAGPNATVTVGVHALDDNDVELYVEDNGPGVPDDVMPRLGERFFRAPGTAASGTGLGLAIAHEAVEHFGGRLSFLNRPGGGLKVAITLPLLKGP, from the coding sequence GTGATCAGTGGACCGCCCAGCCTGCGCCGGCGCCTGCTCGCCTTCCTGGCGCTGCCGATGCTGGGCCTGCTCATCTTCAACACGATCCTGGCCTACTACGTTGCGTTGGACTATTCCAACCGCATCCACGACCGCAACCTGGTCGACGACACGCACTCGTTCGCGCAGATGCTCAGCACCATGCCGGTGACCAGCGACCTGTCTCCGCAAGCGCGCTTCCTCATTGAGTACGACCCCGACGGCCATCGTTATTTCAACGTCGACAGCAGCCGCAAGGGCACCCTCAGCGGCAATGCCGACTTCAGCCCCTACGCGCCCTCGCAGGACTGCACCGGCGTTCACCCTGCGCTGTACGACGGAACCCTCAACGGCCAGCAGGTCCGCATGGCCACGGTCTGCACCCAGGCGATGAACGATCCGCAGGACCAGCTGGCGGTGACCGTGGCCGAGAGCATGGCCGACCGCCGCCAGCGTGCGCGTGAGATCCTGATGATCATCATCCCGCTGATGACCATGCTGGCGCTGGGCACCGCCGCGCTGGTCTGGTTCGGCGTGACCTACGGCCTGCGCATCCTGACCCCGCTGAGGACCCGCCTGGCGCAGCGCCGCGGCGAACTGGCGCCGATCTCCGATGCCGACGTGCCGGAGGAGATCCAGCCGCTGATCAGCACCATCGACGATCTGTTCGCGCGCCAGGCGGAAATGATCACCCTGCAGAACCGCTTCATCGCCGATGCGGCGCACCAGCTGCGTTCGCCATTGGCGGGCATGGCCCTGCACGTGGACCAGGCGCTGGCGCACGGCGACCCGGACACGGTGCGCGAAGCGCTGCAGCATATCCGCCGGCTCAACCAGCGCACCGCGCGGGTCAGCACCCAGCTGCTGGCGCTGAGCCGGGCACAGACCGTGCCGGAAACGGTCGAGGCATTGGATCTGGGCGTTCTGGTACCGCAGTGGGTCGGCATGCGGGTACCGGAAGCGATCCGTGATGGCATCGATCTGGGCTACCGCGGCAGCCCCGATCCGCTGCGTGTACTCGGCAACGGCGCCATGCTGCAGGAGGCGCTGGACAACCTGATCGACAACGCCCTTCGTTATGCCGGCCCCAATGCGACTGTCACGGTGGGCGTGCATGCGCTGGACGACAATGATGTCGAACTGTATGTGGAAGACAACGGTCCCGGCGTGCCCGACGACGTGATGCCACGACTGGGCGAGCGCTTCTTCCGGGCGCCGGGCACCGCTGCCAGCGGCACCGGCCTCGGCCTGGCCATCGCGCATGAGGCAGTGGAGCACTTCGGCGGTCGCCTGAGCTTCCTCAACCGCCCCGGCGGTGGGCTGAAGGTCGCCATCACGCTGCCGCTGCTGAAGGGCCCCTGA
- a CDS encoding helix-turn-helix domain-containing protein has translation MYDNSPCPVARSADLLGDRWALLVIRDAFDGVTRFGDFQRSLGAARNILSDRLRRLVEAGILQLQPASDGSAYQEYVLTAAGLELFPLLVALRQWGERHCFEAGEPHSQLIESGTRRPVPYMQPHGRNGEPLQAIHTHVRKLKDAGGGA, from the coding sequence ATGTACGACAACAGCCCCTGCCCTGTCGCCCGCAGCGCCGACCTGCTCGGTGATCGCTGGGCCTTGCTGGTGATCCGCGACGCGTTCGACGGCGTCACCCGTTTCGGGGACTTCCAGCGCAGCCTCGGCGCAGCGCGCAACATCCTCAGCGATCGCCTGCGCAGGCTGGTCGAGGCCGGCATCCTGCAGCTGCAACCGGCCTCCGACGGCTCGGCCTACCAGGAATACGTGCTCACCGCCGCCGGACTGGAACTGTTTCCGCTGCTGGTCGCGCTGCGCCAGTGGGGCGAGCGCCATTGCTTCGAGGCCGGTGAGCCCCATTCACAACTGATCGAATCGGGTACGCGGCGGCCCGTGCCCTACATGCAGCCGCACGGCCGAAACGGCGAGCCGCTGCAGGCCATCCACACCCACGTGCGCAAGCTCAAGGATGCTGGCGGCGGGGCCTGA
- a CDS encoding EamA family transporter, producing MGALATLLWLANVVLDTGGQLAFKAAASDPQDGEGLQRWKHMLSRPWLWIGIACYVLEFVAWIAFLSLVPLSKGVLLGSINIVALMIAGRILFREKLTPLRVTGMLLVTAGVAVVGAGS from the coding sequence ATGGGGGCGCTCGCCACGCTGCTGTGGCTGGCCAATGTCGTGCTCGATACCGGTGGCCAGCTTGCTTTCAAGGCCGCGGCCAGCGACCCGCAGGACGGCGAAGGGCTGCAGCGCTGGAAACACATGCTCAGCCGGCCGTGGCTGTGGATCGGCATCGCCTGCTACGTGCTTGAGTTCGTCGCCTGGATCGCGTTCCTGTCGCTGGTGCCGCTGTCCAAGGGCGTGCTGCTGGGCTCGATCAACATCGTCGCGCTGATGATCGCCGGCCGCATTCTGTTCCGCGAAAAACTCACGCCGTTGCGGGTGACCGGCATGCTGCTGGTCACCGCAGGCGTGGCGGTGGTTGGGGCCGGCTCATGA
- a CDS encoding aminotransferase class III-fold pyridoxal phosphate-dependent enzyme, with protein sequence MNIFDKNADAAASDAQLLADEVRYSSFGDTVHYVDPPKIFQRGEGSYMFDGAGVPYLDLQMWYSACNFGYSNKRLNDALKDQIDTLPQVASQYLHPTRVQLAKTIAVDMHEKFGLDGRVHFNVGGAQAIEDSLKIVRNARGGKSLMFAFEGGYHGRTLGASSITSSYRYRRRYGHFGERAMFIPFPYPFRRPKGMTPDEYSDHCVWQFERLFESEYNGVWDPKVGQAEYAAFYVEPIQGTGGYVIPPRNFFTGLKRVLDKYGILMVVDEIQMGFWRTGKLWSIEHFGVTPDVLVFGKALTNGLNPLSGLWAREELINPTVFPPGSTHSTFNSNPLGTRLGLEVLKLGKEMDYERTVPEKGAYFLDGLRGLQKRHPEIGDVDGLGLALRAEICQADGYTPNKELLDRMVDIGLAGDLLHDGKRMGLVLDVGGWYKNVITFAPSLDISYEEIDLAITLLDQALTKAKG encoded by the coding sequence ATGAACATTTTTGACAAGAACGCCGACGCCGCTGCCTCCGACGCGCAGCTGCTGGCCGACGAAGTCCGCTACAGCTCCTTCGGCGACACCGTCCACTACGTCGACCCGCCCAAGATTTTCCAGCGCGGCGAAGGCAGCTACATGTTCGACGGTGCGGGCGTGCCCTACCTCGACCTGCAGATGTGGTACTCGGCCTGCAACTTCGGCTACAGCAACAAGCGCCTGAACGATGCACTGAAGGACCAGATCGACACCCTGCCGCAGGTTGCCAGCCAGTACCTGCACCCGACCCGCGTGCAGCTGGCCAAGACCATTGCCGTGGACATGCACGAGAAGTTCGGCCTCGATGGCCGCGTGCACTTCAACGTCGGCGGCGCGCAGGCCATCGAGGATTCGCTGAAGATCGTGCGCAACGCGCGCGGCGGCAAGAGCCTGATGTTCGCCTTTGAAGGTGGCTACCACGGCCGTACCCTCGGTGCCTCGTCGATCACCTCCAGCTACCGCTACCGCCGCCGCTACGGCCACTTCGGCGAGCGTGCGATGTTCATCCCGTTCCCGTATCCCTTCCGTCGCCCGAAGGGCATGACCCCGGACGAGTATTCCGACCACTGCGTGTGGCAGTTCGAGCGCCTGTTCGAAAGCGAGTACAACGGCGTGTGGGATCCCAAGGTCGGCCAGGCCGAGTACGCCGCGTTCTACGTCGAGCCGATCCAGGGCACCGGCGGCTACGTCATTCCGCCGCGCAACTTCTTCACCGGCCTCAAGCGCGTGCTGGACAAGTACGGCATCCTGATGGTCGTCGATGAAATCCAGATGGGCTTCTGGCGCACCGGCAAGCTGTGGTCGATCGAGCACTTCGGTGTCACCCCGGACGTCCTGGTGTTCGGCAAGGCGCTGACCAACGGCCTGAACCCGCTGTCGGGCCTGTGGGCACGCGAAGAGCTGATCAACCCGACCGTGTTCCCGCCGGGCTCCACCCATTCCACCTTCAACTCCAACCCGCTGGGCACCCGCCTGGGCCTGGAAGTGCTGAAGCTGGGCAAGGAAATGGACTACGAGCGCACCGTGCCGGAAAAGGGCGCGTACTTCCTCGACGGCCTGCGTGGCCTGCAGAAGCGCCACCCGGAAATCGGCGACGTCGACGGCCTCGGCCTGGCCCTGCGCGCCGAGATCTGCCAGGCCGACGGCTACACCCCGAACAAGGAACTGCTGGACCGCATGGTCGACATCGGCCTGGCTGGTGACCTGCTGCACGACGGCAAGCGCATGGGCCTCGTGCTCGACGTGGGTGGCTGGTACAAGAACGTGATCACCTTCGCGCCGTCGCTGGACATCAGCTACGAAGAGATCGACCTGGCGATCACCCTGCTCGACCAGGCGCTGACCAAGGCCAAGGGCTGA
- a CDS encoding response regulator has product MRVLIAEDDPDIASGLCASLRRQGHVVDHVDNGAHADAALGSTQYALLVLDLGLPQLDGRDVLQRLRQRGDGLAVLVVTARDGLAERVRVLDLGADDYLVKPFALDEFEARVRAQLRRVTSNGNPDLRIGRLRIDLAGHRVWIDDQSLELTAREFGLLSALAVRAERIVSRAQLVEALCDWGQDLTDNGLDIALHRLRRKLQPGGMGIRTVRGLGYMLEDAQDDSTP; this is encoded by the coding sequence ATGCGCGTTCTGATTGCTGAAGACGACCCGGACATTGCCTCCGGCCTGTGCGCCTCGCTGCGCCGGCAGGGACACGTGGTCGACCACGTCGACAATGGCGCGCACGCCGACGCCGCGCTGGGCTCGACCCAGTACGCACTGCTGGTGCTGGACCTGGGCCTGCCGCAGCTGGATGGCCGCGACGTGCTGCAGCGCCTGCGCCAGCGCGGTGATGGCCTGGCCGTGCTGGTGGTGACCGCCCGCGACGGCCTGGCCGAACGCGTGCGCGTGCTCGACCTGGGGGCCGACGACTACCTGGTCAAGCCGTTCGCACTGGACGAATTCGAAGCGCGCGTGCGCGCCCAGCTGCGCCGGGTTACCAGCAATGGCAACCCGGACCTGCGCATCGGCCGCCTGCGCATCGACCTGGCCGGGCATCGGGTGTGGATCGACGACCAGTCGCTGGAACTGACCGCGCGCGAGTTCGGCCTGCTGTCGGCGCTGGCGGTACGCGCCGAGCGCATCGTGTCGCGCGCGCAACTGGTGGAAGCACTGTGCGACTGGGGCCAGGACCTGACCGACAACGGCCTGGACATCGCCCTCCACCGCCTGCGCCGCAAGCTGCAGCCCGGCGGGATGGGCATCCGCACCGTGCGCGGGCTGGGCTACATGCTGGAAGACGCGCAGGACGACAGCACCCCGTGA
- a CDS encoding metallophosphoesterase — MSRCHPSLLTALLLPLLACAAGTTQAREVAAPADHVQADGPYVFRNGEQLQAKWICADKVESRTLPISTAGTDIAARCGYEHTVHVAAPNAAAVSVLPAVPRIVALSDIHGQYGLLVRLLRANKVIDAQDRWALGKDTLVIAGDVFDRGPQVTEAFWLLYGLQQQAAAVGGAVHFVLGNHETMVLYDDLRYVNPKYLRSAQLLGRSYPQLYGPDSVIGQWLRTRPVLLKIGDTLFLHGGISPEAVELALDPARTNAAYQASLGLPKAEVKADPATAPLYDGKTSPIWYRGYFDGRLDTAGVQSVLDRLQLTRIVVGHTSMPHVSSLHGDRVIAIDSSIKNGENGELLFIEHGTLSRGLLDGSRVPLAQGEPGLQD, encoded by the coding sequence ATGTCGCGCTGTCACCCTTCCCTGCTGACCGCCCTGCTGCTGCCACTGTTGGCCTGCGCGGCCGGAACCACACAGGCCCGCGAGGTCGCTGCACCGGCTGACCACGTACAGGCCGATGGCCCCTATGTGTTCCGCAACGGCGAGCAGTTGCAGGCGAAGTGGATCTGTGCGGACAAGGTCGAGTCGCGCACCCTGCCCATCAGCACGGCGGGGACCGACATCGCAGCACGCTGCGGCTATGAGCACACTGTGCACGTGGCCGCACCCAATGCCGCCGCGGTCTCCGTACTGCCGGCGGTCCCTCGCATCGTCGCGCTGTCCGACATCCACGGCCAGTACGGGCTGCTGGTGCGCCTGCTGCGCGCCAACAAGGTGATCGACGCACAGGACCGCTGGGCGCTGGGCAAGGACACCCTGGTCATCGCCGGCGATGTGTTCGACCGCGGCCCACAGGTGACCGAAGCGTTCTGGCTGCTGTACGGCCTGCAGCAGCAGGCGGCGGCCGTCGGTGGCGCGGTGCACTTCGTGCTCGGCAACCACGAAACCATGGTGCTGTACGACGACCTGCGCTATGTCAACCCGAAGTACCTGCGCAGCGCCCAGCTGCTCGGCCGCAGCTACCCGCAGCTGTACGGTCCCGATTCGGTGATCGGCCAGTGGCTGCGTACCCGCCCGGTACTGCTGAAGATCGGTGACACCCTGTTCCTGCACGGCGGCATCTCGCCCGAAGCCGTCGAGCTGGCGCTGGACCCTGCACGCACCAACGCGGCCTACCAGGCGTCGCTGGGCCTGCCCAAGGCCGAAGTGAAGGCCGACCCGGCCACCGCACCGCTGTATGACGGCAAAACCAGCCCGATCTGGTACCGCGGCTACTTCGATGGCCGCCTCGACACCGCCGGGGTGCAGAGCGTGCTCGACCGCCTGCAGCTCACGCGCATCGTGGTCGGCCACACCTCGATGCCGCACGTCAGCAGCCTCCATGGCGACCGCGTGATCGCCATCGACAGCAGCATCAAGAACGGCGAGAACGGCGAACTGCTGTTCATCGAGCATGGCACGCTCAGCCGTGGCCTGCTGGACGGTTCGCGGGTACCGCTGGCGCAGGGCGAGCCCGGCCTGCAGGACTGA
- a CDS encoding MtnX-like HAD-IB family phosphatase produces MHWSILCDFDGTISLEDVIDSLLEKYGQPGWQALEDQWKAGKIGSRECMQGQVRLLKLDPATLDAHLDQVQIDPGFAAFVSRAEQLGVPLRIVSDGLDYAIHRILANHGLSRLPVVANHLRWCGDHWELESPYQAEGCRSGTCKCTCAAQARANEAPRVLMIGDGSSDFCVSEDADFVFAKRRLITHCTNAGIEHAAIDTFHDAVALLPRLLDGSLLQPRRIDASPQPAALPLLLATA; encoded by the coding sequence ATGCACTGGAGCATCCTGTGTGACTTCGACGGCACCATCAGCCTCGAAGATGTCATCGACTCGCTGCTGGAGAAGTACGGCCAGCCGGGCTGGCAGGCGCTGGAAGACCAGTGGAAGGCCGGAAAGATCGGCTCGCGCGAATGCATGCAGGGCCAGGTGCGGCTGCTGAAGCTGGACCCGGCCACGCTCGATGCGCACCTGGACCAGGTGCAGATCGATCCGGGCTTCGCCGCCTTTGTCAGCCGTGCCGAACAGCTGGGCGTGCCGCTGCGCATCGTCAGTGACGGCCTGGACTATGCGATCCACCGCATCCTCGCCAACCATGGCCTGTCGCGACTGCCGGTGGTGGCCAACCACCTGCGCTGGTGCGGGGACCACTGGGAACTGGAATCGCCCTACCAGGCCGAAGGCTGCCGCAGTGGCACCTGCAAATGCACCTGCGCCGCGCAGGCGCGCGCCAATGAAGCACCGCGCGTGCTGATGATCGGCGACGGCAGCTCGGATTTCTGCGTGTCCGAAGACGCCGACTTCGTGTTCGCCAAGCGCCGCCTGATCACCCATTGCACGAATGCCGGCATCGAGCATGCCGCCATCGATACCTTCCACGATGCAGTCGCGCTGTTGCCGCGCCTGCTCGATGGCAGCCTGCTGCAGCCACGTCGCATCGACGCCAGCCCGCAGCCCGCCGCACTGCCCCTGCTGCTGGCCACCGCCTGA
- a CDS encoding GNAT family N-acetyltransferase: MEMTSRASSTALEPAALLEGFLAHPPLGFEAGRLPSGLPTFRAPLDLTTTMDDELRGRLLGLPLSRLWRPWITWKTRFVGATSTEYTPLPAHVAPEALAEDVTRHAIGDTRLLVVKDLAIDSPLLDDAANAHSGAFLQALLARGFVELEGMPLAWVAIDFDSLDGYLGRLSSSRRKNIRRKLRSRDELQIDCIATGDPALADPQLQAELHALYLGVYAQSAVHFDQLDLPYFQHLLADSLGQGRMFLYRHQGRLIGWNLCYVHAGKLVDKYIGLAYPQSREHNLYAVSWMHNLEYALQHGLSHYVAGWTDSRIKAELGARFTSTRHAIHARSPLLRAALRRLAPYLQGEPDGGG, encoded by the coding sequence ATGGAAATGACGTCACGTGCCTCCAGCACCGCGCTGGAACCGGCCGCGCTGCTGGAGGGCTTCCTGGCCCACCCGCCGCTCGGATTCGAGGCAGGCCGGCTTCCCAGCGGCCTGCCGACCTTCCGTGCGCCGCTGGACCTGACCACCACGATGGACGACGAACTGCGCGGCAGGCTGCTCGGCCTGCCGCTGTCGCGCCTGTGGCGGCCATGGATCACCTGGAAGACCCGCTTCGTCGGTGCCACCAGCACCGAGTACACCCCGCTGCCGGCACACGTCGCGCCGGAGGCGCTGGCCGAGGACGTGACGCGTCACGCGATCGGCGATACCCGGCTGCTGGTGGTCAAGGACCTGGCCATCGATTCACCGCTGCTGGATGATGCAGCCAATGCACACAGCGGTGCCTTCCTACAGGCGCTGCTGGCACGCGGCTTCGTCGAACTGGAAGGCATGCCGCTGGCCTGGGTGGCGATCGATTTCGATTCGCTCGACGGCTATCTCGGCCGCCTGTCGTCCTCGCGCCGCAAGAACATCCGGCGCAAGCTGCGTTCGCGCGATGAGCTGCAGATCGACTGCATCGCCACCGGTGATCCGGCCCTGGCCGACCCGCAGCTGCAGGCCGAACTGCATGCGCTGTACCTGGGCGTGTATGCGCAGAGCGCGGTGCATTTCGACCAGCTCGACCTGCCCTACTTCCAGCACCTGCTGGCCGACAGCCTGGGCCAGGGACGCATGTTCCTGTACCGCCACCAGGGCCGGCTGATCGGCTGGAACCTGTGCTACGTGCATGCCGGCAAGCTCGTGGACAAGTACATCGGCCTGGCCTACCCGCAGTCGCGCGAGCACAACCTGTACGCCGTCAGCTGGATGCACAACCTCGAGTACGCCTTGCAGCACGGCCTGAGCCACTATGTGGCCGGCTGGACCGACTCGCGCATCAAGGCCGAGCTGGGCGCCCGCTTCACCTCCACCCGGCATGCGATCCACGCACGTTCCCCGCTGCTGCGTGCCGCCCTGCGCCGGCTGGCCCCCTACCTGCAGGGCGAACCTGATGGAGGCGGCTGA
- a CDS encoding alpha/beta fold hydrolase yields MIESHDFFLPGGPQGVLLVHGLTGTPAEMRMLGKGLNNAGFTVHGVQLPGHCGTVDDLLATTWEQWYQGVEDAAASLRGKVDQLFVGGLSMGAVLSLALAARRPEWVSGVGVYGATFRYDGWNIPAVARLSFLLPWFKRFNIGRDRMFMEEPPYGLRDERLRAQVSAAMLSGDSAAAGLPGNPWHALAEMRALSHWTRRHLHQVTAPCLVMHAREDDVASIGNAELVMSRVSGPKELVVLEDSYHMITIDRERRDVIRRSARFFTEIGERNGVLKAVA; encoded by the coding sequence GTGATCGAATCGCACGACTTCTTCCTCCCCGGTGGCCCGCAGGGCGTGCTGCTGGTCCATGGCCTGACCGGCACCCCGGCGGAAATGCGCATGCTGGGCAAGGGGTTGAACAACGCGGGTTTCACCGTGCACGGTGTGCAGCTGCCCGGCCACTGCGGCACCGTGGATGACCTGCTGGCGACCACCTGGGAACAGTGGTACCAGGGCGTGGAAGATGCGGCGGCCAGCCTGCGCGGCAAGGTCGACCAGCTGTTCGTGGGCGGCCTGTCGATGGGCGCGGTGCTGTCGCTGGCGTTGGCCGCACGACGCCCGGAATGGGTGTCCGGCGTCGGCGTGTATGGCGCCACGTTCCGCTACGACGGCTGGAACATCCCGGCCGTGGCCCGCCTGTCGTTCCTGCTGCCATGGTTCAAGCGCTTCAACATCGGCCGCGACCGCATGTTCATGGAAGAACCGCCGTACGGCCTGCGTGACGAGCGCCTGCGTGCGCAGGTCAGCGCCGCCATGCTCTCCGGCGACAGCGCCGCCGCTGGCCTGCCGGGCAACCCCTGGCACGCACTGGCCGAAATGCGTGCGCTGAGCCACTGGACCCGCCGCCACCTGCACCAGGTCACCGCGCCCTGCCTTGTGATGCACGCCCGCGAGGACGACGTGGCCAGCATCGGCAATGCCGAACTGGTGATGTCGCGGGTCAGCGGCCCGAAGGAACTGGTGGTGCTGGAAGACAGCTACCACATGATCACCATCGACCGCGAACGCCGCGACGTGATCCGCCGCAGCGCACGCTTCTTCACCGAGATCGGCGAACGCAACGGCGTGCTCAAGGCGGTGGCCTGA
- a CDS encoding DegT/DnrJ/EryC1/StrS family aminotransferase, translated as MNLFARELPPTAGLPMQASDFLPGGGDLRAILASQLGTPPLQLTCSGTHALLIALRTLRKRAPKRDTVILPAYTCPLVPIAVHSLGLRVQLCDTRPGHFDFDPGQLSRLADARTLAILPTHLGGRIADVERACEVARGAGAWVIEDAAQALGARVGNTSVGLRGDIGFFSLAAGKGLSLHEGGLLISRDDELRAALAAHAAEQVPFSLRWELLRSVQLLGLAACYRPSLLSLVYGNPLRGALQRGDLEEAVGDIFPLEIPQHRVSQWRQNIGAHAARRLPAFLQAGRLRALQLRVQLAQLPAVEVVDGMPGTGGTWPMLMLLLPSQEARDAVLKDLWPRGLGASRMFIHALPDYAYLRGIVPAAEVSNARDFAARMLTLGNSAWQTREETAEILQALARA; from the coding sequence ATGAACCTGTTCGCGCGCGAGCTGCCGCCCACCGCCGGCCTGCCGATGCAGGCCAGCGACTTCCTTCCCGGCGGTGGCGACCTGCGCGCGATCCTGGCCAGCCAGCTCGGCACGCCGCCGCTGCAGTTGACCTGTTCCGGCACGCACGCGCTGCTGATCGCCCTGCGCACCCTGCGCAAGCGCGCACCCAAGCGCGACACCGTGATCCTGCCGGCCTACACCTGCCCGCTGGTGCCAATCGCGGTCCACAGCCTGGGCTTGCGCGTGCAGTTGTGCGATACCCGCCCCGGCCACTTCGACTTCGATCCCGGTCAGCTCAGCCGCCTGGCCGATGCACGCACGCTGGCGATCCTGCCCACCCATCTGGGCGGTCGCATCGCCGATGTCGAGCGGGCCTGCGAGGTTGCACGCGGCGCCGGTGCCTGGGTGATCGAGGATGCCGCGCAGGCGCTCGGCGCACGGGTCGGCAACACCAGTGTCGGCCTGCGCGGCGATATCGGTTTCTTCAGTCTGGCCGCCGGCAAGGGCCTGAGCCTGCACGAAGGCGGCCTGCTGATCAGCCGCGATGACGAGCTGCGTGCCGCGCTGGCCGCACATGCCGCCGAACAGGTGCCCTTCAGCCTGCGCTGGGAACTGCTGCGCAGTGTGCAACTGCTCGGCCTGGCCGCCTGTTATCGGCCATCGCTCCTATCGCTGGTGTACGGAAATCCGCTGCGCGGCGCGTTGCAGCGTGGCGACCTGGAAGAAGCGGTCGGTGACATCTTCCCGCTGGAGATTCCGCAGCACCGGGTCAGCCAGTGGCGGCAGAACATCGGTGCCCATGCCGCGCGGCGGTTGCCTGCCTTCCTGCAGGCAGGTCGCCTGCGTGCATTGCAGCTGCGCGTGCAGCTGGCACAGCTGCCGGCGGTCGAGGTGGTCGACGGAATGCCGGGTACCGGCGGCACCTGGCCGATGCTGATGCTGCTGCTGCCCAGCCAGGAAGCCCGCGATGCCGTGCTGAAAGACCTTTGGCCACGCGGTCTCGGCGCCAGCCGCATGTTCATCCATGCCCTGCCCGACTACGCCTACCTTCGCGGCATCGTGCCGGCCGCCGAAGTGTCCAACGCGCGCGACTTCGCCGCACGCATGCTGACCCTTGGCAACAGCGCCTGGCAAACCCGTGAAGAGACGGCCGAAATACTGCAGGCCCTGGCCCGCGCCTGA
- a CDS encoding DMT family transporter — protein sequence MRRLYVIGFPLLMAFDTLAQLCFKYAGDAALPVEANTAWLLRVLSQPWVYGAILGYVGAFFTWMSLLRHAPIGPAFAASHLEVISVLLLSAWLLNEPLTLHHLVGAVLIVAGIVCLGRAEADDPHSPAESTA from the coding sequence ATGAGGCGCCTGTATGTGATCGGCTTCCCGCTGCTGATGGCCTTCGACACATTGGCGCAGCTGTGCTTCAAGTACGCCGGTGATGCCGCGTTGCCGGTCGAGGCCAACACCGCATGGCTGCTGCGCGTACTGTCGCAGCCGTGGGTGTACGGCGCCATCCTCGGCTACGTCGGTGCATTCTTCACCTGGATGAGCCTGCTGCGGCATGCGCCGATCGGCCCCGCGTTCGCGGCCTCGCACCTGGAAGTGATCAGCGTGCTGCTGCTGTCGGCCTGGCTGTTGAACGAACCGCTGACCCTGCATCACCTGGTCGGCGCGGTCCTGATCGTGGCCGGCATCGTCTGCCTGGGGCGCGCCGAAGCGGACGATCCGCACAGTCCTGCCGAAAGTACTGCATGA